One region of Ananas comosus cultivar F153 linkage group 9, ASM154086v1, whole genome shotgun sequence genomic DNA includes:
- the LOC109715051 gene encoding gibberellin 20 oxidase 1-D-like gives MAIASPRLTSMAHLPLLSPPPTTFSSSSSSSAPPSMPTSMPPPPSSSSSSSSSSSSSSSLVFDAAVLSRQADIPAQFVWPAEEAPAAEAGEEELGVPSVDLGAFLSGAPGAAAEAAALVRWACERHGFFQVVNHGVPARLLAEAHRCAAAFFATPLPEKQRAQRRPGDSCGYASSFTGRFSEKLPWKETLSFRFSPANAAAAADDLVLKYFLCTLGHDYEHIGRVYQEYCEAMSRLSLEIMEVLGLSLGVGPEHYRRFFEGNDSTMRLNYYPPCQRPELTLGTGPHCDPTSLTILHQDDVSGLQVYTAEDERWRTVRPRADAFVVNIGDTFMALSNGRYKSCLHRAVVNREAARKSLAFFLCPRMDRVVRPPPALVDGRNPRAYPDFTWAALLEFTQKHYRADMKTLDAFSHWIQSTNKGVA, from the exons ATGGCCATTGCCTCTCCAAGGCTCACGTCCATGGCccacctccctctcctctctcctccccccaccaccttctcctcctcctcctcctcctctgctccACCTTCAATGCCGACGTCGATGCCGCcaccaccttcttcttcttcttcttcttcttcttcgtcgtcgtcgtcgtcgtctctgGTGTTCGACGCGGCGGTGCTGAGCCGGCAGGCCGACATCCCGGCGCAGTTCGTGTGGCCGGCGGAGGaggcgccggcggcggaggcgggggaggaggagcTGGGGGTGCCGTCGGTCGACCTCGGCGCGTTCCTCTCCGGCGCGcccggggcggcggcggaggcggcggcgctcgTGCGCTGGGCCTGCGAGCGGCACGGCTTCTTCCAGGTGGTGAACCACGGCGTGCCCGCGCGGCTGCTGGCCGAGGCGCACCGCTGCGCCGCCGCGTTCTTCGCGACACCGCTCCCGGAGAAGCAGCGCGCGCAGCGGCGGCCCGGGGACAGCTGCGGCTACGCCAGCAGCTTCACCGGCCGCTTCTCCGAGAAGCTCCCCTGGAAGGAGACCCTCTCCTTCCGCTTCTCCCCCGCCaatgccgccgctgccgccgacgACCTTGTCCTCAAGTACTTCCTCTGCACCCTCGGCCATGACTACGAGCACATCGG GAGAGTGTACCAGGAGTACTGCGAGGCGATGAGCCGGTTATCGCTGGAGATAATGGAAGTCCTGGGTTTGAGCCTCGGCGTGGGGCCGGAGCACTATCGGCGGTTCTTCGAGGGCAACGACTCGACAATGCGGCTCAACTACTACCCGCCGTGCCAGCGGCCGGAGCTGACGCTCGGCACTGGCCCGCACTGCGACCCGACCTCGCTGACGATCCTCCATCAGGACGACGTCAGCGGGCTTCAG GTCTACACAGCGGAGGATGAGCGATGGCGGACGGTGCGGCCGCGGGCGGACGCGTTCGTGGTGAACATCGGCGACACGTTCATGGCGCTGTCGAACGGGCGGTACAAGAGCTGCCTGCACCGCGCGGTGGTGAACCGCGAGGCGGCGCGCAAGTCGCTGGCCTTCTTCCTGTGCCCGCGGATGGACCGGGTGGtgcggccgccgccggccctGGTCGACGGCCGCAACCCGCGGGCCTACCCGGACTTCACCTGGGCAGCCCTGCTTGAGTTCACACAGAAGCACTACAGGGCTGATATGAAGACACTTGATGCATTCTCACACTGGATTCAATCAACCAACAAAGGTGTAGCATGA